Proteins from a genomic interval of Candidatus Nomurabacteria bacterium:
- a CDS encoding methyltransferase domain-containing protein, translating to MIFVPFVWVVFIGAPFVPAHKQAIEDAANLVKLSKKGRVVELGCGDGRFMLAVSKKGYKCTGYEFNPFVILMAKIRLKNFPDAEVKSANLWMADFPEDTEVVYTFLLDKFMGRLDEKMMSEAKRLGRDLTLVSYVFKIPNKKPVKEVGGVRVYQYTIK from the coding sequence ATGATATTCGTTCCCTTTGTGTGGGTGGTTTTTATTGGTGCTCCGTTTGTGCCGGCCCATAAACAAGCGATTGAAGATGCTGCTAACTTAGTAAAACTTTCTAAAAAGGGGAGAGTAGTAGAGCTTGGCTGTGGTGACGGCAGGTTTATGCTGGCTGTTTCTAAAAAAGGTTACAAATGTACGGGGTATGAGTTTAACCCATTCGTGATTCTTATGGCTAAGATTAGACTTAAAAACTTTCCGGATGCTGAGGTAAAATCGGCTAATCTGTGGATGGCTGATTTTCCGGAAGATACAGAGGTGGTCTATACGTTCTTGCTGGATAAATTTATGGGCAGGCTGGATGAAAAGATGATGAGTGAAGCCAAAAGACTGGGTAGAGATCTGACTTTAGTAAGTTATGTTTTTAAGATTCCAAACAAAAAGCCAGTCAAAGAAGTTGGCGGGGTGAGGGTTTACCAATATACCATAAAATAG
- the tsf gene encoding elongation factor Ts (EF-Ts; functions during elongation stage of protein translation; forms a dimer; associates with EF-Tu-GDP complex and promotes exchange of GDP to GTP resulting in regeneration of the active form of EF-Tu), whose product MAVTIEEVKRLKDLTGVGLTDAKQALEAAGGDFDKALDEMRKKGLTKADKRAEREASEGAVITYNHDSRIGVVVELNCETSFVAKTEEFLQLGQDIAMHIVASNPEFISSENIPEEVRDEKAAEFKDKVVAEGKPADIADNIVEGMLKKYFAERCLMDQPFVKDQDKDVAMLIKEHIAKLGENIVVRKMARIELGQRNG is encoded by the coding sequence ATGGCAGTAACAATTGAAGAAGTAAAAAGACTAAAAGATCTAACAGGTGTTGGTCTAACTGACGCAAAACAAGCTTTAGAGGCGGCTGGTGGAGATTTTGATAAAGCTCTTGATGAGATGCGCAAGAAAGGATTAACAAAGGCTGATAAGCGTGCTGAGCGCGAAGCTAGCGAAGGTGCTGTTATTACTTATAATCATGATTCTCGTATTGGGGTAGTTGTTGAGCTTAACTGTGAAACTAGCTTTGTTGCTAAGACAGAAGAGTTCTTGCAACTAGGTCAGGATATTGCAATGCACATTGTAGCAAGTAATCCAGAATTTATTTCTTCAGAAAATATCCCAGAAGAAGTAAGAGACGAAAAAGCAGCTGAGTTTAAAGATAAAGTTGTTGCTGAAGGTAAACCTGCTGATATTGCTGACAACATTGTTGAGGGAATGCTTAAAAAGTACTTTGCCGAGCGATGCTTAATGGATCAACCTTTTGTTAAGGATCAGGATAAAGACGTTGCAATGTTAATCAAAGAGCATATTGCTAAGCTCGGTGAGAATATTGTTGTTAGAAAAATGGCTCGTATTGAGCTTGGTCAAAGAAACGGTTAA
- the greA gene encoding transcription elongation factor GreA, with protein MEKVKISQEKLEELQKELAQLEADRPEIIERVSTARALGDLKENAEYHSARDEQRVNQARVDEVNAILKNYEIVDNSNLSHDVVSLGCTVKLKGSDTKVFTLVSSVESDPLNGKISDESPIGQVLLGKKVGDEIEVGSNKYKITDIS; from the coding sequence ATGGAAAAAGTTAAGATTTCACAAGAGAAATTAGAAGAGCTACAGAAAGAGCTTGCTCAACTTGAGGCTGATCGCCCTGAGATTATTGAGCGCGTCTCAACAGCCCGTGCTCTCGGAGATCTTAAAGAGAACGCGGAGTATCATTCTGCAAGAGACGAGCAAAGGGTCAATCAGGCTAGGGTAGACGAAGTAAATGCTATTCTTAAAAACTACGAGATAGTTGATAACTCAAACTTAAGCCATGATGTCGTATCTTTAGGCTGTACAGTTAAGCTTAAGGGATCTGATACAAAAGTTTTTACACTGGTAAGTAGCGTCGAGTCAGATCCATTAAACGGAAAAATTAGTGATGAGTCTCCGATTGGGCAAGTCCTTTTGGGAAAAAAGGTCGGTGACGAGATAGAGGTTGGTAGTAATAAGTATAAAATTACTGATATATCTTAA
- the rpsB gene encoding 30S ribosomal protein S2 has protein sequence MAIKVDIEELFKAGAHFGHKANKWHPKMDQYIHSKRKGGHIINLEKTVEQLDKALPVVTAAAKAGKPVLFVATKAQLKAPVKEAALEASSPYVVERWFGGMLTNQATMMARIKRLKMLEAKMESGEFASRYSKLEVQRLQEELDQLEKQFGGIKDMQGVPAVVVVFDAMTDAIAVREAKKMNLTVIAVCDSNVDPTGVDYVIPANDDATSGVTLIANYFKDAVKAGQSESKAEVK, from the coding sequence ATGGCAATAAAAGTAGATATTGAAGAATTATTTAAGGCTGGGGCGCATTTTGGGCATAAGGCCAATAAATGGCACCCAAAGATGGATCAATATATTCACTCTAAAAGAAAGGGTGGACATATTATCAATTTAGAAAAAACTGTTGAGCAGTTAGATAAAGCTCTACCAGTGGTTACTGCAGCAGCAAAGGCTGGTAAACCAGTATTATTTGTAGCGACTAAGGCTCAATTGAAAGCTCCTGTAAAAGAGGCAGCTCTTGAAGCTAGTTCTCCTTATGTGGTGGAGCGATGGTTTGGTGGGATGCTGACAAATCAGGCTACCATGATGGCTCGTATCAAGAGACTTAAAATGCTCGAAGCTAAGATGGAGAGTGGAGAATTCGCTTCTAGATACTCAAAACTTGAGGTTCAAAGACTTCAAGAAGAGCTTGATCAACTCGAAAAGCAGTTCGGAGGGATTAAGGATATGCAGGGTGTGCCAGCCGTTGTAGTTGTTTTTGACGCCATGACTGATGCAATCGCCGTAAGAGAAGCAAAAAAAATGAATCTAACAGTAATTGCAGTATGCGATAGTAATGTTGACCCAACTGGAGTTGATTATGTAATTCCAGCGAATGATGATGCAACTAGTGGCGTAACTTTGATTGCGAACTATTTTAAAGATGCCGTTAAAGCAGGGCAGAGCGAGAGTAAAGCAGAAGTTAAATAA
- the xseA gene encoding exodeoxyribonuclease VII large subunit: MEEFGETVLTVKQLTLVVSETIALIPGNLVVEGEIQKVRVYKDFMVFFELAGDGQSINCFTTFTELKGELPEEGSKVQVTGEVQIGKKTELRFRVRKFASSGDTGDAAKKLELLKIKLREEGAFDVSRKKSLPRFPRKVAVITSGSSSAWEDFKRVSSSRFLVSEVVLFSSTVQGDLAVQEICTKFKEIEARKGEFDVIAIVRGGGARGDLEAFNSEEIARAVLNSNIPVVSGVGHEDDVSLLDLVADVRASTPSNAAEIIFPDSKDLLREINDLKQKASNLIASKLYLAEQAVQNLNVSLERVINNLVSGVESKLDILKARLSNLDFEKIFAKGFALLELDGKILSSVNIVKIGDELDATLTDGKLNLVVREKINK; encoded by the coding sequence ATGGAGGAATTTGGAGAAACGGTTTTAACTGTTAAGCAACTGACGTTGGTTGTTTCTGAGACAATTGCTCTAATTCCGGGTAATTTAGTGGTCGAAGGGGAGATACAAAAAGTAAGAGTATATAAAGACTTTATGGTCTTTTTCGAGCTGGCAGGAGATGGTCAGTCGATTAATTGCTTTACAACTTTTACAGAGCTTAAAGGTGAATTGCCAGAAGAGGGCTCTAAAGTTCAGGTTACAGGTGAAGTGCAAATAGGTAAAAAAACAGAGCTTAGATTTAGGGTTAGAAAGTTTGCCAGTTCTGGTGACACAGGTGATGCAGCTAAAAAACTGGAGCTACTAAAAATTAAGCTTAGAGAAGAAGGGGCTTTTGATGTCTCTAGAAAGAAAAGTTTACCAAGATTCCCTAGAAAAGTAGCTGTTATTACTTCTGGTAGCTCATCTGCTTGGGAGGATTTTAAGCGAGTCAGTTCATCTAGATTTTTAGTTAGTGAGGTAGTTTTGTTTAGCTCTACTGTACAAGGTGATTTAGCCGTTCAAGAAATTTGTACAAAATTCAAAGAAATTGAAGCCAGAAAAGGGGAGTTTGACGTTATTGCAATAGTTAGAGGAGGTGGAGCAAGGGGTGATTTGGAAGCATTTAACAGCGAAGAGATTGCTCGAGCAGTATTAAATTCTAATATTCCGGTAGTTAGTGGGGTAGGACATGAAGATGACGTAAGTCTATTAGATTTAGTAGCAGATGTACGAGCCTCCACGCCCAGTAATGCGGCAGAAATTATCTTCCCAGATTCAAAAGATTTGCTTAGAGAAATTAATGACTTAAAGCAAAAAGCATCTAATTTAATAGCTTCTAAGTTATATTTAGCTGAGCAAGCAGTGCAGAATTTAAATGTAAGCTTAGAAAGAGTAATTAATAATTTAGTTTCTGGTGTGGAATCTAAACTAGATATCTTAAAAGCTAGGCTTTCTAATCTAGATTTTGAAAAAATCTTTGCTAAAGGTTTTGCACTACTAGAGTTAGACGGAAAGATTTTGAGTTCTGTAAATATAGTGAAGATTGGAGATGAGCTAGATGCTACACTCACGGATGGTAAACTAAATCTAGTAGTTAGAGAAAAAATCAATAAATAG
- a CDS encoding CPBP family intramembrane metalloprotease, with the protein MIKLNHIWNKLKSSKSGWFLAVTSFALLFAFMVSLLTAIIGLPVLINENYKYADEVVGLIFPLVILVLSFLTAKVIARKRQKSIKELLGLRKPNKKAVYLTVLLAIVYIILLVISMIILQLISPNLAGQEQAVAEMVSNSTSLSLVVMVFSVGLITPIAEETFFRGLLLSLYSRKIKVIASIFFVAVLFGLAHGQVNVGIDTFIFGIILGILTWKTESIIPAIFLHMLKNCLAIIAILYS; encoded by the coding sequence ATGATTAAGCTTAATCATATCTGGAATAAACTTAAATCTTCTAAATCTGGCTGGTTTTTAGCTGTAACTTCTTTTGCATTGCTTTTTGCATTTATGGTATCACTTTTGACTGCCATAATTGGGTTACCGGTTCTAATTAATGAAAACTATAAATATGCGGATGAAGTAGTTGGGTTAATATTCCCGTTAGTAATTCTAGTATTATCATTTCTTACGGCAAAAGTTATTGCAAGAAAACGCCAAAAAAGTATAAAAGAATTACTTGGTTTGCGAAAGCCTAACAAAAAAGCTGTTTACCTGACAGTTTTATTGGCAATTGTTTATATTATCTTGCTAGTTATCTCGATGATTATTCTGCAATTGATCAGCCCTAATTTAGCGGGTCAAGAGCAAGCTGTAGCAGAAATGGTAAGTAATTCTACTAGTTTAAGTCTAGTTGTTATGGTTTTTTCAGTAGGACTGATTACTCCAATTGCCGAAGAAACTTTTTTTAGAGGTTTATTACTCAGTTTATACTCCAGAAAGATAAAGGTTATTGCTTCTATATTTTTTGTAGCTGTATTGTTTGGTCTAGCTCATGGTCAAGTTAATGTAGGAATCGATACTTTTATATTCGGCATTATTTTGGGGATACTTACTTGGAAAACAGAAAGTATTATTCCGGCAATATTTTTACATATGCTAAAAAACTGTTTAGCTATAATCGCTATACTTTATTCTTAG
- a CDS encoding prolyl-tRNA synthetase — translation MKYSKLFTKTLKEAPADELSKNAQLLIRAGFIYKEMAGAYVILPLGLRVLNKISDIVREEMGAIGGEELQSTALQRKEVWEKTDRWSDEVVDNWFKTGLKNGSELGLGFTHEEPMTDMMRSFIHSYKDLPAYPYDIRTVFRNEARAKSGLMRGREFFWKAMYSFSKDEAEHQEFYEKAKTAYKNVFDRVGLGDKTYLAFASGGTFSKYSHEFQTLCEAGEDTIYLSKENGIAVNKEVYNDDVLDDLKLEKSELVEEKAVEVGNIFSLGTKFSGSLGLTYNDEHGLDKEVVMGSYGIGISRLLGVIVEVHSDMRGLVWPESVAPFKYHLVTIAQSEDDESYKKSEELYNKLIERGEEVLWDDRMDVRPGEKFADADLIGCSIRIVVSPKTLGEDSVEVKLRSEEESKLVKFEEV, via the coding sequence ATGAAGTATTCAAAATTATTTACAAAAACACTGAAAGAGGCACCTGCAGATGAGCTCTCAAAGAACGCTCAGTTGCTGATACGGGCCGGGTTTATATATAAAGAAATGGCTGGAGCTTATGTGATATTGCCTCTTGGGCTTAGGGTGTTAAACAAGATTAGTGATATTGTTCGGGAAGAGATGGGTGCTATAGGCGGAGAAGAGCTTCAGTCTACTGCCTTGCAAAGAAAGGAAGTATGGGAAAAGACGGATAGGTGGAGTGACGAGGTGGTTGATAACTGGTTTAAAACTGGGCTAAAAAATGGCTCTGAACTAGGTCTCGGTTTTACACACGAAGAGCCTATGACAGACATGATGAGATCATTCATTCACTCTTATAAAGATCTACCTGCTTATCCATATGACATAAGAACAGTATTTAGGAACGAGGCCAGGGCAAAGTCAGGTCTAATGAGGGGAAGAGAGTTTTTTTGGAAGGCGATGTACTCGTTTTCTAAAGACGAAGCTGAGCATCAAGAGTTTTATGAAAAAGCTAAAACTGCCTACAAGAACGTATTCGATAGAGTCGGACTTGGGGATAAGACTTATTTGGCTTTTGCTTCTGGTGGAACTTTTTCAAAATATTCTCACGAGTTCCAGACTTTATGTGAAGCCGGTGAAGATACAATATACCTAAGTAAAGAGAACGGTATAGCGGTAAATAAAGAAGTTTATAACGATGATGTTCTAGACGATCTTAAACTAGAGAAATCGGAGCTTGTGGAAGAGAAAGCTGTTGAAGTGGGTAACATATTCTCTCTTGGAACTAAATTCTCTGGTTCGCTAGGTCTAACTTATAACGACGAACACGGGCTAGATAAGGAAGTTGTAATGGGTTCTTACGGAATAGGCATATCAAGACTCCTGGGAGTTATAGTAGAAGTACATAGTGATATGAGGGGTCTCGTTTGGCCAGAATCAGTTGCTCCTTTCAAATATCATCTTGTTACTATCGCTCAATCTGAAGATGACGAGAGTTATAAAAAATCTGAGGAGTTGTATAACAAATTGATTGAACGTGGAGAGGAAGTCTTGTGGGATGATAGAATGGATGTGCGTCCAGGAGAAAAGTTTGCGGACGCTGATCTTATTGGATGTTCAATAAGAATTGTGGTAAGTCCAAAGACTCTAGGAGAAGACTCAGTCGAGGTTAAGCTGAGAAGTGAAGAAGAGTCTAAATTGGTAAAATTTGAAGAGGTTTAA
- a CDS encoding flippase-like domain-containing protein, with the protein MKNKKLKIILNIATLVILALVIYSSRKDLGNVANEISDANILLLLLFIPLQMINYHAYARMYQETFDLLGEKVGYWDMVKVSTEMSFVNYVFPSAGISGFGYFSLRMRALKVRGVRSTMAQTLRWGIVLASFIPVLGLGVLLLALNNQASNLVVLASSGLAFGVFILIMLVAFLLEQHNGLRNFTFFVLRKLEIMLNFIKRKRVDLLPEDRKKKITKNFSRLEEDYKTVRGNLKGFLYTCRWGILANLTEVATIGVCFMALGASPVWGAIIVSYGVANIGSFIAVLPGGHGVYEALMTAVLVSAGVPAGLSLTAVLTYRVVTTILYVPPGYYFYSKAIAETRGMEKLLLEEEKDSK; encoded by the coding sequence GTGAAGAATAAAAAGCTAAAAATAATTTTAAATATAGCTACTTTAGTCATATTAGCACTAGTAATATATTCTTCTAGAAAAGATTTAGGTAACGTGGCTAACGAGATTTCGGATGCTAACATTTTGTTGCTCCTGTTATTTATTCCTCTTCAAATGATAAATTATCATGCTTATGCAAGGATGTACCAAGAGACTTTTGATTTACTCGGAGAAAAGGTTGGGTACTGGGACATGGTTAAAGTATCTACAGAGATGAGCTTTGTGAATTATGTTTTTCCTTCAGCCGGAATAAGTGGGTTCGGTTACTTCTCGCTTAGGATGAGAGCGCTTAAGGTTAGAGGAGTAAGAAGTACAATGGCTCAGACCTTGAGATGGGGAATAGTGCTGGCTAGTTTTATCCCAGTATTAGGCCTAGGAGTTCTTCTTTTAGCTCTTAATAACCAAGCCAGTAACCTGGTTGTTTTGGCCTCAAGTGGTCTAGCATTTGGTGTGTTTATTTTAATAATGTTGGTAGCTTTTTTGTTGGAGCAGCATAACGGTTTGCGTAATTTTACCTTCTTTGTCTTAAGAAAGCTAGAGATCATGCTTAACTTTATAAAGAGAAAAAGGGTGGACTTACTACCTGAAGATCGCAAGAAAAAAATAACAAAGAATTTTAGTAGACTCGAAGAAGATTATAAAACTGTTAGGGGAAATCTAAAGGGATTTTTATACACTTGCCGATGGGGAATATTAGCAAATTTAACTGAGGTAGCTACAATTGGGGTCTGTTTCATGGCCTTAGGAGCTAGTCCTGTTTGGGGAGCAATAATCGTCTCTTATGGAGTAGCGAACATTGGTAGTTTTATTGCAGTCTTACCAGGTGGACATGGGGTTTATGAGGCTTTGATGACAGCTGTTCTGGTCTCAGCAGGAGTACCTGCAGGGCTAAGCCTAACTGCAGTTTTGACTTATAGGGTTGTAACAACTATTTTATATGTTCCTCCTGGATATTATTTTTACTCTAAAGCGATTGCTGAGACCAGAGGTATGGAGAAGCTTCTTTTAGAAGAAGAGAAGGATAGCAAGTAG
- the frr gene encoding ribosome recycling factor: MEMNEFKQKLSQAIGRLEDDLKKVRTGRAHPDMLDGVRVEAYGTPMPLNQVANVSVPEPQLLQITPFDPQNLDAIVEGIRKDESLGLNPSDDGRVVRVNIPPLTEERRAQIAKQLGSNAEDARIVSRNMRQDVLNNFKKQKSSGEITEDDLRSLEKEVQEELDKFNKQVDELVKAKEDEIMKV; encoded by the coding sequence ATGGAAATGAACGAGTTTAAGCAGAAACTTAGTCAGGCGATTGGTCGTCTGGAGGATGATTTAAAAAAGGTTAGGACCGGCAGAGCACATCCAGATATGCTCGACGGTGTTAGGGTAGAGGCTTACGGAACTCCGATGCCATTGAATCAGGTTGCAAATGTGTCTGTGCCAGAACCGCAGCTACTGCAAATTACTCCTTTTGACCCACAGAATTTGGATGCAATCGTAGAAGGTATTAGGAAAGATGAATCTTTAGGGTTAAACCCTAGCGACGATGGTAGGGTAGTTAGAGTCAATATTCCTCCTTTAACAGAAGAAAGAAGAGCTCAGATCGCTAAGCAACTCGGTAGTAACGCAGAAGATGCGAGAATTGTATCAAGAAATATGCGTCAGGATGTTCTAAATAACTTTAAAAAACAAAAATCTTCCGGAGAGATTACAGAGGATGATCTAAGATCTCTAGAAAAAGAGGTCCAAGAAGAGCTAGATAAGTTCAATAAGCAAGTTGATGAGTTGGTTAAGGCCAAAGAAGACGAAATAATGAAGGTTTAA
- a CDS encoding exodeoxyribonuclease VII small subunit encodes MADKNFEDKLKDLEKLIDEIESGKDGLNTSIEKYSEAQKLADELAEMLSDAKESLDLEEEEE; translated from the coding sequence ATGGCAGATAAAAATTTTGAAGATAAGTTGAAGGATCTCGAGAAGTTAATCGATGAGATTGAAAGTGGCAAGGATGGGTTAAATACTTCTATCGAGAAGTATTCTGAGGCTCAAAAGTTAGCTGATGAGCTTGCTGAAATGTTGAGCGATGCTAAAGAATCTTTAGATCTTGAAGAAGAGGAAGAATAG
- a CDS encoding site-2 protease family protein, with protein sequence MLFVFGIFAFIMLVVLHEFGHMVAAKRNSVVVEEFGVGFPPKAWGKKLRKKKGDDTLYSLNWLPLGGFVKLKGEHDDSKLKGSFGAASLKTKVKILVAGVGMNFLTAWVLLTGLFLVGAPKLPFESLSFYGKEQFYVKSDTKVINSKTIIGAVSDDSPAQKAGLDTGDTLISINNVAPSVNSPVSEITNDFAGQEVVVKFENGRGEIQESKVTLREKGTKEGVLGVSAVESVRLRSTWSAPINALATMGQSTQATFSGVSYAISNLVRGEGDKASEVVGGPVATVDAINNVSKSGLTELILLIALISLSLGIMNILPIPALDGGRLFLILLFRFRGKVLTKEREESINAWGMGILLILIALITIVDVGRIF encoded by the coding sequence ATGCTTTTTGTTTTTGGAATTTTTGCTTTTATTATGCTGGTTGTGCTCCATGAGTTTGGGCACATGGTTGCGGCTAAACGTAACAGTGTGGTAGTTGAAGAATTCGGAGTTGGATTCCCACCAAAAGCTTGGGGTAAAAAGCTTAGAAAAAAGAAGGGTGATGATACTTTATATTCTTTAAATTGGTTACCACTTGGAGGATTCGTTAAGCTTAAGGGCGAGCATGATGACTCTAAGCTTAAGGGTAGTTTTGGGGCTGCGAGTTTAAAGACTAAGGTGAAAATATTAGTTGCTGGAGTTGGTATGAACTTCTTAACGGCCTGGGTATTGTTAACTGGTCTGTTTTTGGTTGGTGCTCCAAAACTTCCATTTGAGTCTCTTTCTTTTTACGGTAAAGAACAATTTTATGTAAAAAGTGACACAAAAGTAATTAATTCTAAAACTATAATTGGAGCGGTTTCGGACGATTCTCCAGCTCAAAAGGCTGGTCTCGATACTGGCGATACTTTAATAAGTATTAATAATGTAGCGCCGAGTGTTAATTCTCCTGTTTCTGAAATAACTAATGATTTTGCTGGGCAAGAAGTAGTTGTTAAGTTTGAAAATGGTAGGGGAGAGATTCAAGAATCTAAAGTTACCTTAAGAGAAAAAGGTACTAAAGAAGGGGTTTTGGGGGTTTCGGCTGTAGAGTCGGTCAGATTGAGGTCTACTTGGTCGGCTCCAATTAATGCTCTGGCTACAATGGGGCAATCCACTCAAGCAACTTTCTCAGGCGTAAGTTATGCTATATCAAACTTAGTACGAGGTGAAGGTGATAAAGCAAGTGAAGTGGTTGGGGGTCCAGTTGCGACAGTTGACGCAATTAACAACGTTAGTAAAAGCGGCTTAACAGAACTGATATTATTAATTGCTTTAATCTCTTTAAGTTTAGGAATCATGAACATCTTACCTATACCAGCTCTTGATGGCGGTAGATTATTTTTAATTTTGTTATTTAGGTTTAGAGGAAAAGTACTAACGAAAGAAAGAGAAGAGAGCATTAATGCTTGGGGAATGGGGATTTTATTAATACTAATAGCATTAATTACAATAGTAGACGTAGGCAGAATCTTCTAG